One Acidaminococcales bacterium DNA segment encodes these proteins:
- a CDS encoding FAD-binding oxidoreductase translates to MPEYNAVDRTILAQLREIAGFEHVIDDPEKLEAYKTDEETNPRYHRLPEAAVFPGNVGEVAAIIKLANRRRFPVTPRCGGTSLCGGAIAAHGGIVMVMSRMNKIKEINERSLYMAVECGVRTEDIQKAANAKGLLYAGDPCSADSCLIGGNLATNAGGNKAVRYGTTRHQVYSIEVVTPTGDIVNLGARLNKKTTGYCLEQLVIGSEGTLGVITGAVLKLVPLPPCRIDLLAVFTDVDKAIDIVPQIIKAGINPTSIEFMANNAIQSAGRYCDLRLPRFADGSYVIVTVETFSEDELEQKAALLDGLCSKGGAAEVLEADERVWRLRKAYSEAARSESKVNSHEDIVVPVDSIATMLKKMNEIEKKYNLQVRTVAHAGDGNIHFIPLKMDMDDREWEETLDKFHGEVYEYVYSLGGRLSGEHGIGCKKIDTMELFTDPVEMRMMKTIKRALDPNGILNPGKIFAPD, encoded by the coding sequence TTGCCTGAATACAATGCCGTCGATCGGACGATTTTGGCGCAATTGCGGGAAATAGCCGGGTTTGAGCATGTGATTGACGATCCGGAAAAATTAGAGGCTTATAAGACGGACGAAGAAACCAACCCGCGTTACCACCGTTTGCCGGAGGCGGCGGTGTTCCCCGGGAACGTGGGCGAAGTCGCCGCTATAATTAAACTGGCGAACCGGCGCCGTTTCCCGGTAACTCCGCGCTGCGGCGGCACCAGCTTGTGCGGGGGCGCGATTGCCGCGCACGGCGGGATAGTAATGGTGATGTCGCGCATGAACAAAATTAAGGAGATAAACGAACGCTCGCTTTACATGGCGGTCGAATGTGGCGTGCGCACCGAAGACATACAAAAGGCCGCCAACGCCAAAGGCCTTTTGTACGCCGGCGACCCTTGCAGCGCCGACAGCTGCCTGATCGGCGGCAACCTGGCCACCAACGCGGGCGGCAACAAAGCCGTCCGTTACGGCACGACCAGGCATCAGGTATATTCCATTGAAGTGGTAACGCCAACGGGCGATATAGTAAATCTCGGCGCCCGCCTGAACAAAAAGACCACGGGTTATTGCCTGGAACAGCTTGTCATAGGCTCGGAGGGGACGCTCGGCGTGATTACCGGCGCGGTTCTCAAGCTCGTGCCTTTGCCCCCGTGCCGCATCGACCTTTTGGCGGTTTTTACCGACGTTGACAAGGCGATTGACATCGTGCCCCAAATTATTAAAGCCGGCATCAACCCTACCAGCATTGAGTTCATGGCCAACAATGCCATACAGTCGGCCGGGCGCTATTGCGATCTGCGCCTTCCGCGTTTTGCGGACGGCAGCTACGTTATTGTTACCGTGGAAACTTTTTCCGAAGACGAATTGGAGCAAAAAGCGGCATTGCTTGACGGGCTTTGCTCAAAGGGCGGCGCGGCGGAGGTGCTGGAAGCGGACGAACGGGTCTGGCGGCTGCGCAAAGCCTACAGCGAAGCGGCGCGTTCCGAAAGCAAGGTCAATTCGCACGAAGATATAGTAGTGCCTGTCGACTCAATCGCAACCATGTTGAAAAAGATGAATGAAATCGAAAAGAAATACAACCTGCAAGTCCGCACGGTGGCTCACGCCGGTGACGGCAACATTCATTTCATACCGCTCAAAATGGACATGGACGATCGGGAATGGGAAGAAACCTTGGATAAATTCCACGGGGAGGTTTATGAATATGTTTACAGCTTAGGCGGGCGGCTGTCTGGCGAACACGGCATAGGCTGCAAAAAAATTGACACGATGGAGCTTTTTACCGATCCCGTGGAAATGCGGATGATGAAAACAATAAAAAGGGCCCTTGATCCCAACGGGATTTTGAACCCCGGCAAAATTTTCGCTCCGGATTGA